In Microbacterium lushaniae, the following are encoded in one genomic region:
- a CDS encoding helix-turn-helix transcriptional regulator translates to MSVALSPERARDLALLRRVRDRIDREYALPLSVEALARDVHMSAGHLSRAFRAAFGESPYAYLMTRRIERAMALLRRGDLSVTEVCFAVGCSSLGSFSTRFSELVGMPPSLYRDQAAGATAGMPACTAKQATRPVRNREAARAASAVA, encoded by the coding sequence ATGAGCGTCGCCCTGTCGCCCGAGCGAGCGCGTGACCTTGCGCTCCTCCGCCGCGTGCGCGACCGCATCGACCGCGAGTACGCGCTGCCGCTGAGCGTCGAGGCCCTCGCGCGCGACGTGCACATGTCGGCGGGTCATCTGAGCCGCGCGTTCCGGGCGGCGTTCGGGGAGTCGCCGTACGCGTACCTGATGACCCGCCGGATCGAGCGAGCGATGGCACTCCTGCGCCGCGGAGACCTCAGCGTCACCGAGGTGTGCTTCGCGGTGGGCTGCTCCTCCCTGGGCTCATTCAGCACGCGCTTCAGCGAACTCGTGGGCATGCCGCCCAGCCTCTACCGCGATCAGGCGGCGGGGGCGACGGCCGGCATGCCCGCGTGCACGGCCAAGCAGGCCACCAGACCGGTCAGGAATCGAGAAGCGGCGCGGGCGGCCTCGGCCGTAGCGTGA
- a CDS encoding LuxR C-terminal-related transcriptional regulator — protein MTAPAVVRQRVVGQESILIRIFLIHSHEIFRRGLRDLIGAARDLVVVGESGSVHESARRIAVSLPDVVIIDAVLPDGNGVELARSIRAQNRRARCLILGRPGREEVRGDAAAAGAHGYLPDDVQARILLDVIRRVARGEQVAARIAVSPRPEPETTPAPDGDRDPHLTTRERQVLRLIASGMSNRQIGEQLGLAEKTVKNYVSALLAKLHVQRRTQAAIYEMTHKPGIEADAPRTR, from the coding sequence AATCGATACTCATCAGGATTTTCCTGATTCATTCCCACGAGATATTCCGACGAGGCCTGCGAGATCTCATCGGCGCGGCGCGCGACCTGGTGGTCGTCGGCGAATCCGGCTCGGTGCACGAGAGCGCCCGCCGGATCGCGGTGAGCCTGCCCGATGTGGTGATCATCGACGCCGTGCTGCCTGATGGCAACGGCGTCGAACTGGCCCGCAGCATCCGCGCGCAGAATCGCCGCGCCCGCTGCCTCATCCTCGGCCGACCGGGCCGCGAGGAGGTGCGCGGGGATGCGGCGGCCGCCGGAGCCCACGGATACCTGCCCGACGACGTGCAGGCCCGCATCCTGCTCGATGTGATCCGTCGGGTGGCGCGAGGCGAGCAGGTCGCCGCGCGCATCGCGGTGTCACCCCGGCCCGAGCCCGAGACGACTCCGGCGCCCGACGGCGACCGCGACCCGCATCTGACGACGCGGGAGCGACAGGTGCTGCGCCTCATCGCTTCGGGGATGAGCAACCGGCAGATCGGCGAACAGCTCGGCCTGGCGGAGAAGACCGTCAAGAACTACGTGTCGGCGCTGCTGGCGAAGCTGCATGTGCAGCGCCGAACGCAGGCGGCGATCTACGAGATGACGCACAAGCCCGGCATCGAGGCAGATGCGCCGCGGACGCGGTAG
- the lysA gene encoding diaminopimelate decarboxylase — translation MSASHSASPVPDGLRTPADANDLSPAIWPDSARRDDDGALHIGGVSARELAADYGTPLYVMDESEVRAHARRALTAFGDAAAAHGGRARVYYAGKALLTTDVVRWVTEEGLRVDVCSAGELEVALAAGAEPALLGFHGNNKSPAALERAVEVGVGTVIVDSDIEIERLSAIAERRDAVQSVLVRVRTGVHAETHAFLATAHEDQKFGFALDDVPAAVARIRELPGLRFVGLHAHIGSQIFDADGFIASAARLVDLHAELLHGGDIPLLNLGGGFGIAYTSADDPRPLEQVAVGIIDAVADECAVRGIPLPELAFEPGRAIVGQAGVTLYEVGTVKPVQVTADLERLYVSVDGGMSDNARTALYGAQYSARLASRVSDAAPALVRVVGHHCESGDVVVDAEYLPGDVTPGDLLAVPATGAYCFSLAGTYNYTPRLPVVAVRDGRARVLVRRETVADLLARDTGAGPNEGNA, via the coding sequence GTGTCCGCCTCGCACTCTGCCTCGCCGGTACCCGATGGCCTGCGCACGCCGGCGGATGCCAACGACCTGAGCCCGGCGATCTGGCCCGACTCCGCACGCCGCGACGACGACGGTGCACTGCACATCGGCGGGGTCTCCGCGCGCGAACTCGCCGCCGACTACGGCACGCCCCTGTACGTCATGGACGAATCGGAGGTGCGCGCGCACGCCCGGCGGGCGCTGACCGCGTTCGGGGACGCCGCGGCAGCGCACGGCGGCCGGGCACGCGTCTATTACGCCGGCAAGGCGCTGCTGACCACGGACGTCGTGCGGTGGGTCACCGAAGAGGGGCTGCGGGTGGATGTCTGCAGCGCGGGCGAACTCGAGGTCGCCCTCGCCGCCGGCGCCGAGCCGGCCCTGCTGGGGTTCCACGGGAACAACAAATCCCCTGCCGCGCTCGAGCGTGCCGTCGAGGTGGGTGTGGGCACCGTCATCGTCGACAGCGACATCGAGATCGAGCGGCTCTCGGCCATCGCCGAGCGCCGTGACGCCGTCCAGTCGGTGCTCGTGCGGGTGCGCACGGGCGTCCACGCCGAGACGCACGCGTTCCTGGCCACCGCCCACGAGGACCAGAAGTTCGGTTTCGCCCTCGACGACGTCCCGGCCGCCGTCGCGCGGATCCGGGAGCTGCCGGGGCTGCGGTTCGTGGGACTGCACGCCCACATCGGGTCGCAGATCTTCGACGCCGACGGCTTCATCGCCTCCGCCGCGCGGCTGGTCGACCTCCACGCCGAGCTGCTCCACGGCGGCGACATCCCCCTGCTCAACCTCGGCGGCGGCTTCGGCATCGCCTACACCTCCGCCGACGACCCGCGTCCCCTCGAGCAGGTGGCGGTGGGCATCATCGACGCCGTGGCCGACGAGTGCGCGGTGCGCGGCATCCCTCTGCCCGAGCTCGCCTTCGAACCAGGCCGGGCGATCGTGGGCCAGGCGGGTGTCACGCTGTACGAGGTCGGCACCGTCAAGCCGGTGCAGGTGACCGCGGACCTCGAGCGCCTCTACGTCAGCGTCGACGGGGGGATGAGCGACAACGCCCGGACCGCGCTGTACGGTGCGCAGTACTCCGCACGACTGGCCTCCCGCGTCAGCGACGCCGCCCCTGCGCTCGTGCGCGTCGTGGGGCACCACTGCGAATCCGGCGACGTCGTCGTGGACGCCGAGTACCTGCCCGGCGACGTCACGCCGGGCGACCTGCTGGCCGTGCCCGCCACCGGCGCCTACTGCTTCTCGCTGGCCGGCACCTACAACTACACGCCGCGCCTGCCGGTCGTCGCCGTGCGCGACGGCCGGGCGCGCGTGCTCGTCCGACGGGAGACCGTCGCCGACCTCCTCGCCCGCGACACGGGCGCGGGGCCGAACGAAGGGAACGCATGA
- a CDS encoding DNA glycosylase AlkZ-like family protein has protein sequence MTHRLTIDQARRIIVRAQLLDAERPGDVVEVAEQLGYIGIDPTATIAPCEHTVLWSRIGWPYEAGQLHKAVESDRLLFEFDGTFRPISVLPLLLPEMRKWPRRESSRQWLEANDRFRRDVIARLRAEGPLLSSQIPDTAQVGRAPDGWSGTNAVPHMLEFLMRQGVVAVSGREGRHRRWDLAERVYPSDLPEYADDEAEYLRHERRLQAAGLAKQKSPWTRVGDAGEPAVIEGMRTGWRVDPEAVAALDDDAGGRVALLNPYDSVLFDRPRLKDVFGFAYVLEQFKPKPQRRYGYFAHPILLGDRFVGMLDAEVDRAGGVLQVNAVHEFLPFESEEDEMVRAEIADLGEWLGLTVSGLA, from the coding sequence GTGACGCACCGCCTCACGATCGACCAGGCCCGGCGCATCATCGTGCGGGCTCAGCTGCTGGATGCCGAGCGGCCCGGCGACGTCGTCGAAGTGGCCGAGCAGCTCGGGTACATCGGGATCGACCCCACCGCGACGATCGCGCCGTGCGAGCACACCGTGCTGTGGTCGCGCATCGGGTGGCCGTACGAGGCCGGCCAGCTGCACAAGGCCGTCGAGTCCGACCGTCTGCTGTTCGAGTTCGACGGCACGTTCCGGCCGATCAGCGTGCTTCCCCTCCTGCTCCCCGAGATGCGGAAATGGCCACGGCGCGAGAGCAGCCGGCAGTGGCTCGAGGCCAACGACCGCTTCCGCAGGGACGTGATCGCGCGGCTGCGCGCGGAAGGGCCCCTGCTGAGCTCGCAGATCCCCGACACCGCTCAGGTCGGCAGGGCGCCGGACGGGTGGTCGGGCACCAATGCCGTGCCGCACATGCTGGAATTCCTCATGCGCCAGGGCGTCGTGGCCGTCAGCGGACGGGAGGGCCGGCACCGCCGGTGGGACCTCGCCGAACGCGTGTATCCGTCCGATCTGCCCGAGTACGCCGACGACGAGGCCGAGTACCTGCGCCACGAACGCCGCCTGCAGGCGGCGGGTCTGGCCAAGCAGAAGTCACCGTGGACGCGCGTCGGCGATGCCGGCGAGCCGGCCGTGATCGAAGGAATGCGCACGGGATGGCGCGTCGACCCGGAGGCCGTCGCCGCGCTCGACGACGACGCGGGCGGGCGCGTGGCGCTGCTCAACCCCTACGACAGCGTGCTGTTCGACCGCCCGAGGCTGAAGGACGTGTTCGGATTCGCGTACGTGCTCGAACAGTTCAAGCCGAAGCCGCAGCGCCGTTACGGCTACTTCGCGCATCCGATCCTGCTCGGTGACCGTTTCGTGGGGATGCTGGACGCGGAGGTGGATCGGGCCGGCGGCGTGCTGCAGGTCAACGCCGTGCACGAGTTCCTCCCCTTCGAGTCGGAGGAGGACGAGATGGTCCGGGCCGAGATCGCCGACCTGGGGGAGTGGCTGGGGCTGACGGTCTCAGGATTGGCGTGA
- the argS gene encoding arginine--tRNA ligase yields the protein MDPDALSAALLAVLTPIAEARREGSSAGLTAADLPLERPKNRDHGDWASNAALKLAKKTGANPRELAAEVADALTAVEGIASVEVAGPGFINIRLDAAAAGALAKTIVEAGAAFGSNDSQRGNTINLEFVSANPTGPLHIGHTRWAALGDAIARLLLASGATLVREFYINDAGAQMDRFGASVLAAALGAPTPEDGYAGAYIDELGRRVLAARPDLAELPADEQLVLARDLAYRFQLGEIQASLEAFNVHFDVWFSERELHAAPPSGGPSLVDEAVDRLRAQGHVFDQDGAVWVRTTDFGDDKDRVIRRANGVYTYFAADAAYYLNKGDRGFAHKIYLLGADHHGYVHRLKALAGAAGDDPDADIEVLIGQLVSINGARLSKRAGNIIELDDLREWLGTDALRYSLGRYPADSPLTLDPEILQKRTNDNPVFYVQYAHARTHNVARNAADSGVDRSEFAPELLVHETESALLGALQEFPRTVAFAAEVREPHRVARYLEELAGLYHRWYDNCRVIPLGDQPVEAVHRTRLWLNDATGQVLRNGLDLLGVSAPERM from the coding sequence ATGGATCCTGATGCCCTCTCCGCCGCCCTGCTCGCCGTCCTGACGCCCATCGCGGAGGCGCGACGCGAAGGATCCAGCGCCGGGCTCACCGCCGCCGACCTGCCCCTGGAACGGCCCAAGAACCGCGATCACGGCGACTGGGCCTCCAACGCCGCCCTCAAGCTCGCCAAGAAGACCGGCGCCAACCCCCGGGAACTGGCAGCCGAGGTCGCCGACGCCCTCACCGCGGTCGAGGGCATCGCGAGCGTCGAGGTGGCCGGCCCCGGCTTCATCAACATCCGCCTGGACGCCGCCGCCGCCGGAGCGCTGGCCAAGACGATCGTCGAGGCCGGCGCCGCCTTCGGCAGCAACGACTCCCAGCGCGGGAACACCATCAACCTCGAGTTCGTCAGCGCCAATCCCACCGGGCCGCTGCACATCGGTCACACCCGCTGGGCCGCCCTCGGCGACGCCATCGCGCGCCTGCTGCTGGCCAGCGGAGCGACGCTGGTGCGGGAGTTCTACATCAACGACGCCGGCGCACAGATGGACCGGTTCGGCGCATCCGTGCTGGCTGCGGCGCTGGGCGCCCCCACGCCGGAGGACGGATACGCCGGCGCGTACATCGATGAGCTCGGCCGCCGCGTGCTCGCGGCGCGACCCGACCTCGCCGAGCTTCCCGCCGACGAGCAGCTGGTCCTCGCGCGCGACCTCGCCTACCGATTCCAGCTCGGTGAGATCCAGGCCTCGCTGGAGGCGTTCAACGTGCACTTCGACGTCTGGTTCTCCGAGCGCGAGCTGCACGCCGCACCGCCCAGCGGCGGGCCGAGCCTCGTCGACGAGGCCGTGGACCGCCTGCGCGCGCAGGGGCACGTGTTCGACCAGGACGGCGCGGTGTGGGTGCGCACGACCGACTTCGGCGACGACAAAGATCGCGTCATCCGCCGGGCCAACGGGGTGTACACCTATTTCGCCGCCGACGCGGCGTACTACCTCAACAAGGGCGACCGCGGCTTCGCGCACAAGATCTACCTCCTGGGGGCCGACCATCACGGCTACGTGCACCGTCTCAAGGCGCTCGCCGGTGCCGCCGGAGACGATCCCGACGCGGACATCGAGGTGCTGATCGGCCAGCTCGTCTCGATCAACGGCGCGCGCTTGTCCAAGCGCGCCGGCAACATCATCGAGCTCGACGACCTGCGCGAGTGGCTGGGCACCGACGCCCTGCGGTATTCGCTGGGGCGCTACCCCGCCGACTCACCGCTCACGCTGGACCCCGAGATCCTGCAGAAGCGGACGAACGACAACCCGGTGTTCTACGTGCAGTACGCGCATGCGCGCACGCACAACGTCGCGCGCAACGCCGCCGACTCGGGCGTTGACCGCTCGGAGTTCGCGCCCGAGCTGCTCGTGCACGAGACGGAGTCGGCGCTGCTGGGCGCGCTGCAGGAGTTCCCGCGCACCGTCGCCTTCGCCGCCGAGGTGCGCGAGCCGCACCGCGTGGCCCGCTACCTCGAGGAGCTCGCCGGCCTGTACCACCGGTGGTACGACAACTGCCGCGTCATCCCCCTCGGCGACCAGCCGGTGGAGGCGGTGCACCGCACGCGCCTGTGGCTCAACGACGCCACCGGTCAGGTGCTGCGCAACGGGCTCGACCTGCTCGGGGTCAGCGCGCCCGAGCGGATGTGA
- a CDS encoding SDR family oxidoreductase, with amino-acid sequence MRTALITGIARTGGIAEGIAPRLRADGWNVVTSDLDSGDVPCDLATSDGPPSLVAEVSRAHGPISALVLSHAHDVESGILDTTAESFDRHVAVNARASLLLLAAFARQVPESGGAVVALTSDHTTGNLPYGASKGALDRIVISAARELGPRGISANVLNPGPIDTGWMDDGTRAALTAAQPLGRLGTPPDIAEVVAFLVSDAGRWVSGQLLHADGAFSARF; translated from the coding sequence ATGCGCACCGCCCTGATCACCGGCATCGCCCGCACCGGCGGCATCGCCGAGGGGATCGCCCCGAGGCTGCGCGCGGACGGCTGGAACGTCGTCACGAGCGACCTGGACTCCGGCGACGTCCCGTGCGATCTGGCCACCTCGGACGGCCCGCCGTCGCTCGTGGCAGAGGTGAGCCGCGCCCATGGGCCGATCAGCGCGCTGGTCCTCAGCCACGCTCACGACGTCGAGTCGGGGATCCTCGACACCACGGCGGAGAGCTTCGACCGGCACGTGGCCGTCAATGCCCGCGCGAGCCTCCTGCTCCTGGCCGCCTTCGCCCGGCAGGTGCCCGAATCCGGTGGCGCCGTGGTGGCTCTCACCAGCGACCACACGACCGGCAACCTCCCGTACGGAGCATCCAAGGGTGCGCTGGATCGCATCGTGATCTCGGCGGCCCGCGAGCTCGGACCCCGCGGTATCTCGGCGAACGTCCTCAACCCCGGCCCGATCGACACCGGCTGGATGGATGACGGGACCCGCGCGGCGCTGACGGCCGCGCAGCCCCTGGGCAGACTCGGCACTCCGCCCGACATCGCCGAGGTGGTCGCGTTCCTGGTCTCCGACGCGGGCCGATGGGTCTCGGGGCAGCTGCTGCACGCCGACGGCGCCTTCTCCGCGCGCTTCTGA
- a CDS encoding VOC family protein, with protein MDITIHSSFLPHTDPDASLAFYRDVLGFDVRGDVGYGGMRWITVGPAGQPDTAIVLQPPTAAPGLTDEEQRLLLELVAKGSYFGVNLATFDLDATFAALEQAGAEVVQEPTDQPYGLRDCAFRDPAGNMIRMQQSG; from the coding sequence ATGGACATCACCATCCACTCCTCTTTCCTTCCGCACACCGATCCCGATGCTTCCCTGGCGTTCTACCGCGACGTCCTCGGGTTCGACGTCCGCGGCGACGTCGGCTACGGCGGGATGCGGTGGATCACCGTCGGGCCGGCCGGGCAGCCCGACACCGCCATCGTCCTGCAACCGCCCACCGCCGCGCCCGGCCTCACCGACGAGGAGCAGCGCCTGCTGCTCGAACTGGTCGCCAAGGGCAGCTATTTCGGGGTGAACCTGGCCACTTTCGACCTGGACGCGACCTTCGCCGCGCTCGAGCAGGCCGGCGCTGAGGTCGTGCAGGAGCCCACGGATCAGCCGTACGGGCTGCGTGACTGCGCGTTCCGCGACCCTGCCGGGAACATGATCCGGATGCAGCAGTCTGGCTGA
- a CDS encoding SGNH/GDSL hydrolase family protein — MSTPVPRRPRRPRWPLAVLAVAVAALCALAAWRPWAPTGAAVSAGADAASVVAPAALALPEDPRVLIFGDSWTYGSAASDPTLGYAYVLGHALGWDTVVDGVRGSGYLKPGWDGGSFGERIAALDPALAPDLVILQGSINDRRLPADGYRDAVSAGWDALAARFPAAVIVILGPAPQVLPVEAATARIDADLSALAAARGWWYISPIAEEWVTPANYPSVIDTGEIGRDHPSTAGHAYLAERVANALTAMTTPADVVADAPADSTSDGVLEPVGR, encoded by the coding sequence GTGAGCACCCCCGTCCCGCGCCGCCCGCGCCGTCCCCGGTGGCCGCTCGCCGTCCTCGCCGTGGCCGTGGCCGCGCTGTGCGCGCTGGCCGCCTGGCGCCCGTGGGCGCCGACCGGCGCGGCCGTGTCGGCCGGCGCGGACGCCGCGTCCGTCGTGGCGCCGGCGGCCCTCGCGCTGCCGGAGGATCCGCGCGTGCTGATCTTCGGCGATTCGTGGACCTACGGCTCGGCCGCATCCGACCCCACCCTCGGTTACGCGTACGTGCTGGGCCACGCCCTCGGGTGGGACACGGTCGTTGACGGCGTGCGCGGCAGCGGCTACCTCAAGCCCGGATGGGACGGCGGTTCGTTCGGCGAGCGCATCGCCGCACTGGACCCGGCGCTGGCTCCGGACCTCGTGATCCTGCAGGGTTCGATCAACGACCGACGCCTCCCCGCCGACGGATACCGGGACGCCGTCTCGGCCGGCTGGGACGCGCTGGCCGCACGGTTCCCCGCCGCCGTCATCGTGATCCTCGGGCCGGCGCCGCAGGTCCTGCCCGTGGAGGCGGCGACCGCCCGCATCGATGCCGATCTGTCCGCCCTCGCCGCCGCGCGCGGCTGGTGGTACATCTCCCCCATCGCCGAGGAGTGGGTCACACCGGCGAACTACCCGTCCGTCATCGACACCGGCGAGATCGGCCGCGATCACCCCTCGACGGCAGGACACGCGTACCTCGCCGAACGCGTGGCGAACGCTCTGACCGCGATGACCACGCCGGCCGACGTCGTCGCCGACGCGCCGGCGGATTCGACCTCCGACGGGGTGCTGGAGCCGGTCGGCCGCTGA
- a CDS encoding transglutaminase-like domain-containing protein, whose product MPRLMTAELDLDLGASVDLIFQITVAREAAGLTEHLAFTQGDRQYTAAELVDGAGSRLHRFTAEAGPLHVRYSATVTGRASPRGDDALENITYLRPSRYCQSDELFAQARRQFRGLAGVALVQAVSAFVSAAVTYTPGLSLGTDSAVTTLQTGQGVCRDYAHAVIALLRAMDVPARYAACYAPGLEPMDFHAVAEAFVDGAWYVVDATRLADRRSLVRIATGRDAADCAFLSYHGGNVVLERMTVTAEASTDAAEPDDHVALVSIA is encoded by the coding sequence GTGCCGCGCCTGATGACCGCCGAACTCGACCTCGATCTGGGGGCGTCGGTGGACCTGATCTTCCAGATCACGGTCGCCCGCGAAGCCGCCGGGCTGACCGAGCACCTCGCGTTCACGCAGGGCGACCGGCAGTACACCGCCGCCGAGCTGGTGGACGGCGCCGGCAGCCGCCTGCACCGCTTCACGGCGGAGGCCGGACCCCTTCACGTGCGGTACTCCGCGACGGTGACGGGGCGCGCGTCGCCGCGCGGCGACGATGCGCTGGAGAACATCACCTATCTGCGGCCGAGCAGGTACTGCCAGTCCGACGAGCTGTTCGCGCAGGCGCGCCGGCAGTTCCGCGGGCTGGCGGGCGTCGCGCTCGTGCAGGCGGTGTCCGCATTCGTGTCGGCGGCCGTCACGTACACGCCGGGGCTGAGTCTGGGCACCGACAGCGCCGTCACGACGCTGCAGACGGGTCAGGGCGTGTGCCGCGACTACGCGCACGCAGTGATCGCGCTGCTGCGGGCGATGGACGTTCCGGCCAGGTATGCCGCCTGCTATGCGCCGGGGCTGGAGCCGATGGACTTCCACGCCGTCGCGGAGGCGTTCGTCGACGGCGCCTGGTATGTCGTGGACGCGACCCGGCTGGCCGACCGGCGTTCGCTCGTGCGCATCGCCACGGGCCGGGATGCCGCGGACTGCGCGTTCCTCAGCTACCACGGCGGCAACGTCGTCCTCGAGCGGATGACCGTCACCGCCGAAGCATCCACCGACGCCGCCGAGCCCGACGATCACGTCGCCCTGGTGTCGATCGCCTGA
- a CDS encoding DUF2993 domain-containing protein has product MGDAAPTLPFPAEEQRPRRRSRRWPWIVTLVIVLALVAAAAVGAEALARGAVQTGVRQIVVTQLDLPADQEVDVEVDGLVLPQLLSGRLDRITVASDDVALGPVTGDVHVALTEVPLSADAAAGPGTATVRLDEEQLRSLLATIDGFPADTLGIAAPDLTIGTELSVFGAAFPIGVALLPGAAEGDLTLTPTRFTLGETDVDADALRAQFGGVADAVLRTWDVCIAEHLPAALTLTSVQVDGDTLVAGFDIDGALVIDPDLRAAGSCP; this is encoded by the coding sequence ATGGGCGACGCGGCGCCGACGCTGCCCTTCCCGGCGGAAGAGCAGCGGCCGCGGCGCCGGTCGCGCAGGTGGCCGTGGATCGTCACGCTCGTGATCGTCCTGGCCCTCGTCGCGGCGGCGGCCGTCGGCGCCGAGGCGCTGGCCCGCGGTGCCGTGCAGACCGGCGTGCGGCAGATCGTCGTGACGCAGCTGGACCTCCCCGCCGACCAGGAGGTCGACGTCGAGGTGGACGGCCTCGTGCTGCCGCAGCTGCTGTCGGGCCGGCTGGATCGGATCACCGTGGCCTCCGACGACGTCGCACTGGGACCGGTCACCGGCGACGTGCACGTCGCTCTCACCGAGGTGCCGCTGTCCGCCGATGCCGCCGCCGGGCCCGGCACGGCCACGGTGCGCCTGGACGAGGAACAGCTCCGATCCCTCCTCGCCACGATCGACGGATTCCCCGCCGACACCCTCGGCATCGCCGCCCCCGACCTCACGATCGGCACCGAGCTGTCGGTGTTCGGCGCCGCCTTCCCGATCGGCGTGGCGCTGCTGCCCGGCGCCGCCGAGGGCGACCTCACCCTGACTCCGACGCGGTTCACGCTCGGGGAGACGGATGTGGACGCCGACGCCCTGCGCGCGCAGTTCGGTGGCGTGGCCGACGCGGTGCTGCGCACGTGGGACGTGTGCATCGCCGAGCACCTGCCCGCCGCCCTCACCCTCACCTCGGTGCAGGTCGACGGCGACACGCTCGTGGCCGGCTTCGACATCGACGGCGCCCTCGTGATCGATCCCGACCTGCGCGCCGCCGGCTCCTGCCCGTGA
- a CDS encoding sugar ABC transporter ATPase, which yields MSDTDSDSFAETEDAGIQPLRDGDTSIDPDAAADPAQAEWEATIALDEGASPEDLHPPTATGDDPAQIPGDMDEIPAEDLVADWQQPETQGLDPEIAVLGDEGEGDLAPEDY from the coding sequence ATGAGCGACACCGATAGCGATTCCTTCGCCGAGACGGAGGATGCCGGCATCCAGCCGTTGCGTGACGGGGACACCTCGATCGACCCGGATGCGGCGGCCGACCCGGCGCAGGCGGAGTGGGAGGCGACGATCGCGCTGGATGAGGGTGCGTCGCCGGAGGACCTCCACCCGCCCACGGCGACGGGGGACGACCCCGCCCAGATCCCCGGTGACATGGACGAGATCCCGGCCGAGGACCTGGTGGCCGACTGGCAGCAGCCCGAGACGCAGGGCCTCGACCCCGAGATCGCCGTGCTCGGCGACGAGGGCGAGGGCGACCTCGCCCCAGAGGACTACTGA
- a CDS encoding SDR family oxidoreductase encodes MNQPAQQQPVPGSDQVMDPKPDYGQDSYRGSGRLEGKVALITGGDSGIGKAVALAYAREGADVAISYLNEHEDAEEAKRFIEDAGRRALLLPGDISDPAHCRSLVAKTIEELGGLDILVSNAAFQMDHPSLEEVSDEEWDYTWATNVSAFFHLVKAALPHLKAGASIIGSSSIQSDQPSPNLLPYAATKAAIASMVASLAQMLGERGIRANSVAPGPVWTPLIPATMPPDTVASFGEQTPLGRAAQPAELAPVYVLLASDEASYVSGARIAVTGGKPIL; translated from the coding sequence ATGAACCAGCCCGCCCAGCAGCAGCCGGTGCCCGGATCCGATCAGGTGATGGATCCCAAGCCCGACTACGGTCAGGACAGCTACCGTGGCTCCGGCCGGCTCGAGGGCAAGGTCGCGCTCATCACCGGTGGCGACAGCGGCATCGGGAAGGCGGTGGCCCTCGCCTACGCCCGGGAGGGCGCGGACGTCGCGATCAGCTATCTCAACGAGCATGAGGACGCCGAGGAGGCGAAGAGATTCATCGAGGACGCCGGCCGCAGGGCACTCCTCCTCCCTGGCGACATCTCCGATCCCGCACATTGCCGATCGCTGGTCGCCAAGACGATCGAAGAGCTGGGCGGCCTCGACATCCTCGTCAGCAACGCCGCGTTCCAGATGGATCACCCCAGCCTCGAGGAGGTCTCCGACGAAGAGTGGGACTACACCTGGGCGACCAACGTCAGCGCCTTCTTCCACTTGGTGAAGGCGGCGCTGCCCCACCTCAAGGCCGGGGCATCCATCATCGGGTCGTCGTCTATCCAGTCCGATCAGCCCTCGCCGAACCTGCTGCCCTACGCCGCGACCAAGGCCGCGATCGCGAGCATGGTCGCCTCCCTCGCCCAGATGCTCGGCGAGCGCGGCATCCGTGCCAACAGCGTCGCGCCAGGGCCGGTGTGGACGCCGCTGATCCCCGCCACGATGCCGCCCGATACCGTCGCCAGCTTCGGGGAGCAGACACCCCTGGGTCGCGCCGCGCAGCCGGCCGAGCTCGCGCCGGTGTACGTGCTGCTGGCGTCGGATGAGGCGAGCTATGTCTCCGGTGCCCGCATCGCTGTGACCGGCGGCAAGCCGATCCTGTGA